From the genome of Clavelina lepadiformis chromosome 2, kaClaLepa1.1, whole genome shotgun sequence:
TAGCTAGTTGGAAACGCTGAAATAGGCTACTGtaagtttgtttgcatttccccttttttttaaaataaattatttaaatgtCATATAAATGTACCTTTTGGTGCTGGAAAAAATATCGGGTTCATTTcatgtgaaaataaaatgttgatgGATTACCGAAACATAAACCTACTCCTATACTAGTTTcttacatattttttcattgttaaAGCGGTTCATTTCTGAAGCATACTTCTCCAGTCTCTGAGATTATCATCAGCCAACTTTAAATAATAGGCTATAATAGATAATATTCGGTTTTGACGTGAAAAGGAACTTAAACATATTAGGCAAACACAGTTTATTTTGCCAATTACAGGTACCTACGGCCTATTAAGtagttacaaaaaaaaaactaaaaataattgCGCAAATATTACGAAGTTATTGCCAAACATACTAAGGTCGTAAAAAAGAAAGAATGTTTTCCATAAAGACTTCTTGGTAAGTTGCAAGTGAATTTCATGGTATAAATTACTGCGTTGACGCCCTTGTTTGTCTAGACAAACTTTATACCCTTAATGTTTGCTCGCACTTTTTTTAGCAAGCTGAAGCTTCTCCCCTACAGGTTAAATAAGATATACATGTAGCATTGACATTAAAGTTAGCAATAGTCACGTTAAAACGTCGCAgtgtttgcaaaaagtttttaaattattgatTTTCCTTGTTTTAAACTGTACAACAGTATACATTATAAATTAATGTTAAACAACAGAGATAGTTATAAGCATAGCTGCCGCAATACCACGGTTAAAATGTTACGTTTTGTGGTATGTTCACTACTTCTAGTTTGTATTACAAGTGGAAAGGAGGAACTAAAGACTGGTAAATAACTGTTGTTTGttactaaaattttttaactaaataTGTAACTACTGGAAATGCTTTATCAATAAATTACTAAATCAACTAACAAGATACAGTTATTGTAAAAGTAAACATGTTCGTAGCTTTCTTTTATTCGCATTTTTGGAAATAGGATAGGCTATATCTATCCTGAAAAATAAAGTTGATATTTCAAATAGGCTATAGactttgttttacttttgtaaaatttttgaaaaatacggATTGCAAAAAAGCTTTTTTCCAAAAGAGTTTCTCAACTTGGTATGAAGACAcatataaatgtttatttcgcATTTGCTTGTAGCTCACTTTCTTGTTGGCGGATAGTTTACTTTTGGTAAATTTCCTCAGTGACTTGAAACCTGCTAATAACATAGTTGAATTAAACTATAAGCGACCAAGCTGACACGAAGTTATACTGATGCTGATTGAATGACAATTAAcctattgtatatatttaatCTGAGCTATTTCTTTCATCAGATGAACACGAAAGACTAGGCTGCTGGAAAGATGAACCTGGACATCCTGCAATTGCTTTTATCGAAGGTACTTCGTTGCTACTGGACGGCGATTATAAGACAAGAACTGTACCGCTGCTTAAATGTTCCTTATTAGCCAGGTTATACAAGAACCAAGTTTTCGCTTTGCAGGTTTGTTTTGGTCgttcattttaaattaatttgcaTTAACGATAATTAGACTTATTAACTACGCTGAAATAGGCTGTATAAACTACGACATAGCAAACTATAGGCTAGTCAGCTAGTGCACATTAAATCTTTATTAGCAATGTCTCCTATTTCAACTCTTCATAATTCAGGTTGTTGACAgactaaattataaaaatatcgAAAAATGTAGTCTTCACTCATGTTACAATAATTGATAATTATGTTTTATTCGTTTAGGATGGAGGTAAATGTGCCATGTCAAAAAATGCACTTAAAACCTTCAACAAATATGGAGAATCCACACAGTGCTTCTCCAATGGAACAGGTGGTCCCGAAGCAAATGAGGTGTATAAAATACTCGAAGTTTAGGTAAATCAAACCACTGTTCCTAATGCAAAGTTAGCTATACCGCTTATGGAGTGTATGTTTAATTTGGAACCACTCTCATGTGAGCTAACATTTTAGACCATTTTCACGACATTTGAAGAATAACTTAGatactttttctgtttttaggTGGAATATTGAAAAAAACGTTGATTTACaatttaacaaacaatttgTAGGCCCacacaaagaaaatttgtGTTAATCATGCTATAGCCTAAgctatatttttgtatattgtAATTGAGTGTtgatattttaatacattttatGAAAGAAGTATTTGCTGTCACCATTTTCGTTGTTGAAAACGCAAGCGATCAAAACTGTTCTTCTGGACTCTGGAGTAACCGTATAATGCAAAGCGAGGAACCCAACGCAGTTGCATCGATCACATTGGCTTATAAGGCCGGTCCTGGCTCTAGCCATAAGTTAGCTATATAGCCTACGCCTACGTATATAATAATAGCTGTATAGCCATATTGTATTATAACGATAAAATATATAGGCTACCGTACtttcacaaataaatttaaacgtAATTTTAAGTTGTCCAAAAGTCATATTACACAATCTTGCGATTTGGCTGGTGACTCAGACGCAAGAGAAGCGTTGGGCTCTCTGAGCTACATTTTGGGCCATTGGCACGTGAGCACTTGAACTAAGTGAAAACCTTTACGTGTAAGTTATTGGATTGGCCAAATGGGACAAATACACGCGGTTACAcgttaataaaaaatgtagtCGTGGGTCGGGACCGTTGTTGGCCAAAGTGGACGAAAACGTTTGAGTAAGGTACCTGAgcctaataaggcccggtccctaataaggcccattgctcatatttcgcaaacccgtgcaaataaatgaaaaatgttatccctgtataaaaactaatataaattcatgatggtttaccagatttcatccttgtcacgtgatcaaccgattcgctagagcacaacaaaaatttgatatttgcagttaaggtggttttgttaatttagaaaaaaagtaagtgagaatttggccggttaaatgaactgttgtcagccggctgaagttttcatgtaacaaccaacttagtattgaaaaggataatgcacttttttttgctaaaatttttctgataataaaaatgtgacatttttttcgtggataccacatgcgcctaataaggcccatgcAAGATCCTTGATGGTTGATCCccccaaaaaagaaaaaaggtcTTTGCTACAAAATATTCCAGAAAAAGTACCAAAAATTgctcaaataattttgaactgCCCAAAAATTGCCTATTTAATGACGGTTAGGGGGGCCGGTGACCCCCCGCCTGCTGCACCTATGCTGATGGGTCACattcctttaagttttcaACCCACGTTTGTTGGTCGTTGTCTTGCACAAATTGGTGGTTGctgtcttgttttatttgcttaatacgatttttcagctatgttttgaatcaaaatactcacaaaattggtgggccttattaggagcctataatgctcctaataaggtccattttttggtatttttaatttctttataaaatttttttagggggttgtcaggtattgtggttttaatatgttgtagtcatataccctcactaataaaatacgatttttcagtctattctcatttgtggttcttgagttattttcaaaaaagtgttaggtgggccttatttgATACTGGTACCTTATAAAGCGAAGGTTGGCGGCTGCAATGTACTTGCAGACTGGGTTTAAGCTATAGGTTGTAATTATATAGACCGATATATATAATCCATAGTGAGAAGTGTAACACACAAATGCACAAAATTCATCAACTTGCACGCCAGCTTTTTTATTCTCATACGTTAGGTATTCTCTTTTATGGATATTCTCATTTGGCTTTCAACAATCATTGTGGAAAATTCAGCCGTTGGAGCTGAGTTAAAGCAAAAGTGGCTTCACCAGGAATTTCTCAAAATTAACTACCGCTGGAAATGACAAATttgcattaattaattattatctttccATGTTTATTTTCGGTGGAGCGTATTTTAATGCAGTGGTTCCTAACCAGGAGTGCGAAACCTCGGGATTAGCAATTATTTGGCGCTATTGTATATATAGATATGAGTATACATTTTATTTCGACGGCGTTTTAAAGCGAATTTTGGTGCGTGAAAAACCAAAACTTTTGCGCTTCCAGCATTTTGACCGGTGTGGTCGATGGCGGGGTTGTTAGTCCcagtttgtaaaaacttttgtCTTCCCATCAATGCAATCGTTAATACATCACTACTTATaggcaatgttccctctaatttttcacgagtctgagcaaacacactaactccctgagcggtcccttggaccactgtgagcaacatcaaacgttccacgtgcgcactgtggccattattatgcgtttattttattttcaatttaaggttggatttttttcttgtgcgcagcacagattttctgtgcgcggagaccgagtcagcagtgcgcatttgcgcacgcgcgcagcttagagggaacattgcttaTAGGGGGTGCGACAACACATCAAAAGATTTTTTGGGGTACGTGGAATACAAAAGGTTCCAGAGTACCAGACAATTCAAAGCCGGCAAATAGTTACGTTAACAATGCCTTATGACGTTTCAGTTTAACTTAAAGGGTCtatagcagtggttcccaaccttttttggtgttggggccgaatttcaaacttcatagtacgtatggagccgcatgaaaacactcaagtaattttaacgaaaattttaaagcatgaaatcatgtaccaacgaatagcaacactaacaagaaaaataacacaaatcaatttaatgtccaacttggcattggctttgagctttaacaactttgtcaaagcgaggcgaaattgtggtttaggattcaggaggcagtttatgattcacaataatTAGACAATCGACCAttcacaacagtataaagtagaccagggcttcccaaactgggggtcgcgaccccgcaaggggtcgcgttACGAACgtcaggggtcgcagagcgtataccaattttacacgaagtacaaaatacaatcaaaacaaaatatcgttccagcctaatcaacattaaaaccgctttgagaccagcattagcAGAtgttgagccacggctggacttgctttgtagcagaaagcagtcgcaccaatcacactgaataaatgtgtgtgctttttttgtttccagtggcctacatatgtgtaaagtagtaagtaggctttgagtactggttgcttgaattcagtctttgcatctcaataaatgtcactaatgacaaaggtatatttcgcactgctaatcaatttaaacgtgaagggtcgcggaaaacttcagaagtttgaaaggggtcgcgagcaaaaaagtttgggaagccctgaaGTAGACTACAAGGTGGTGCTGtaagatgtaaaatgaaacatttgtaaacaattttgacctaacgctataaaatttgaccaattttatactttttttgacaagtcaaaaaataatcgccctaattattacaaatagattttttatttttttgtgggattttcaggggtcattgagagccgcaagaaagctagcttggagccgcggttgggaaccactggtctatagcaggggttcccaaccttttttgctaCTCGTTCCCCTTTGTCAGGTCAGAGCATTCTTCGTacccccaaaaaaattctCGAGTAGCagtacgcgagagctttttaagtggtactgcctaccgctgaacatgattttcgatgtgctgtgagtaatgtgttgccccggatagacaatTAAGCTTGTGCAGAGGAAACAGTtgcatctatcaaattaaattgtgttttcttgctattcattggtgttatggtataacttagtaataacggtaataactataaataccggtacatttgagtaaaataagtcattcaggagccaggtggtacgcagtgtagtaaaaaaacgaatgagtggtgcgcgatcgcaaaaagtttgagaaacactggtcTAAGCAATCACAAGGTACTTAATAATGACGTAAcgaaatcaaacaaaataaaaccagtcgataaataaaaagaaaatag
Proteins encoded in this window:
- the LOC143446293 gene encoding uncharacterized protein LOC143446293, with amino-acid sequence MLNNRDSYKHSCRNTTVKMLRFVVCSLLLVCITSGKEELKTDEHERLGCWKDEPGHPAIAFIEGTSLLLDGDYKTRTVPLLKCSLLARLYKNQVFALQDGGKCAMSKNALKTFNKYGESTQCFSNGTGGPEANEVYKILEV